Within Primulina tabacum isolate GXHZ01 chromosome 5, ASM2559414v2, whole genome shotgun sequence, the genomic segment GAGTTCATGAACAGATAAGACATCCTTCTGACCCATTTTACGGAAGACTTCTTCACAACCCaatttaaatctaatttttcccCAACTTTGTTGTTTGGGAACCCATAATATTCTGTAGCAACCTTTATTTTTTAACTTCACATTTTTTTCCTGTTTGTGCCACATGCTCATCGAGTTTTAAAATCACTCCAACAGTCAAATTCAGTAATTCGGTTGTTTTTTTATAGGTACATTCACGTGTAACTCTAATATGTTATTTTCCCTTACaggaaaaaagaagaaagatTTTATCGTGTCTGAGGCATATCCAGAGTCTGAGTTCAATCCTTGTAACGATATTCTTGATGGCAAGGGCCAGTTAAGCATTCAGGACCTTCTGGAACCACTACATGGTAAGTCAGGTTTCAGCAAACTTAGAAAGAACCTGCGTCGGATTGAAAATAAGTCGGTTTCCATTATCGAACCACTTGCCAAGGCGGATCAAGAAAGATTGGAGCGAAAGGCTGCTTATGAACAATCTAAAAAGGATATCACCAAGTGGGATCCTTTAGTCAAGAAAAACAGAGAAGCACCTACGTTATATTTTGATGAAGAAATGGACTTGGGGTTTTCAACTATAGGAGCAATAGCCTCTGAATTTGAACCTAGAACTGATTTTGAGAAGAAAATTGCTTCCTTGGTCAGCCATAATGAGCTTGTTGAATCTCACAAGAAGGATGGTGCAAGGCTTCTTGAACTGAATGAGGTATGGAGGTCATATACATCTATAATTTACCTCAAATATGTCCTCAAtcctcttttattttttttatgtttgtcTTTTATTCTGCTTTTTTCAAGTAAGAACAATGTAAATAGAATATCGCTCAAAGCAATTGCGTGTGGGGTGATACATTGCAGTTGTCAATTGAAGATATGAAGGATCGTCAGGATCGGCTTGCTAAAATGCGTAGTCTTCTTTTCCGCCATGAACTGAAGGCAAAACGAATTAAGAAGATTAAGTCGAAAACATATCACCGTTTGTTGAAAAAAGATAGGACAAAAGCAGCTGACCTGGCAGTTCAAATGGATCCCCAAGCTGTCAAGGAACTTACAATGAAACAGGAGTTTAAAAGAGCTGAGGTGATTTAATTTATGTTGACGTATGGTTATTTAACATTGTTTTCAATTTGGGTCAGTCTTGTTTCAGAAAATTTTATTATTGCATTACTCTTCTGTTAATGCAGGAACGTATGACTTTAAAACACAAAAACAGCTCAAGGTGGGCAACTCGCATCTTAAAACGAGGTCTGCAAGTTCAAGATGATGGAACCCGGGTAGCTTTTGCTGAGCAACTTAATAAACATGCTGAATTGACTAGGAAAATGAGTTCTGTGAACAAAAGTAGTAGCAGTGATGAGAgcagtgatgatgatgatgactTGGCAGATGGTTCAGATCTGGATAAAACGTCAAATTTGTTGATAAAGGCCAAGGAAAAAACACGGAAACTATTagaagaggatgaagaattTCCCCATTCAGGAGTGCTTTCTTTACCTTTCATGGTAATTTCGACGCATCTTTTTTTCGATGATCTTGCCCCCATTATAGCGATGCACTGatactatttaaaatttttgaatttttttgttgataatattttttacatttATGAAATTGATATGCTGTGACCTTTGATGTTTCTTTTCAAAGGTGCGAGGGTTGAAAAAGAGGAAGGAGGCTGCTGATGAAGAAGCAAATCTTGCTCTCAAGGAGTATGAATTATCATTGAAGAAATTGGATGATAAAAGTGAATTGGGAGGCGTTGATATGGATGTCTCGAGTGGAAGGAGGGTGTTTGGTGTTCCTAAAAAGGCAGTTTCTGAGAGTAGTAAAAAGGTCAAATCAGATTACTACTATGCCAACAGTGATGGTGAAAATGATGACGAGGAAAGAGAGGATGAGGTTACTGAACATGAAAAGGATGATCATTCACTGAGATTATCAGACATTGATCCTA encodes:
- the LOC142545823 gene encoding uncharacterized protein LOC142545823 isoform X1; this translates as MAENKGKSRDESHSSRRKDGEIVNKKRKGSSFGKNKRDKANKKRDWRGPRLPNAFQKELDRRYPKVGPSDDEGEIAFNDDVGDDVYECEEAIPEEESKKNKRYDPVENYQYELPEDFEDENIASDEGEDAEDDGRHARMLQEITGLPSDAFAGKKKKDFIVSEAYPESEFNPCNDILDGKGQLSIQDLLEPLHGKSGFSKLRKNLRRIENKSVSIIEPLAKADQERLERKAAYEQSKKDITKWDPLVKKNREAPTLYFDEEMDLGFSTIGAIASEFEPRTDFEKKIASLVSHNELVESHKKDGARLLELNENIAQSNCVWGDTLQLSIEDMKDRQDRLAKMRSLLFRHELKAKRIKKIKSKTYHRLLKKDRTKAADLAVQMDPQAVKELTMKQEFKRAEERMTLKHKNSSRWATRILKRGLQVQDDGTRVAFAEQLNKHAELTRKMSSVNKSSSSDESSDDDDDLADGSDLDKTSNLLIKAKEKTRKLLEEDEEFPHSGVLSLPFMVRGLKKRKEAADEEANLALKEYELSLKKLDDKSELGGVDMDVSSGRRVFGVPKKAVSESSKKVKSDYYYANSDGENDDEEREDEVTEHEKDDHSLRLSDIDPNLLRQEFEINHDYVFKSFEANVEDPEPKLTYDVSYFASDLWKKAKKSSANSNQIEVGNDNIVKSSASVRSLEKDPMMEQDDDGDSDADSGGEMVDGILSSGGKSAYELPSQSELIQRAFAGDDVEEYFEKDKAEVLNEENPEPEKPVLLPGWGQWTDVQKNKGLPSWMLEEHETAKKKREEALRKRKDAHLNNVIISEKLDKKAEKLHTKSLPYPYTSKEVFEQSIRMPIGPEFNPVSAIGALNRPEVVKKTGVIIKPIEFKDVNTRERDEKHARSGQKQKKGKDKKMLVKKKTPKV
- the LOC142545823 gene encoding uncharacterized protein LOC142545823 isoform X2, whose protein sequence is MAENKGKSRDESHSSRRKDGEIVNKKRKGSSFGKNKRDKANKKRDWRGPRLPNAFQKELDRRYPKVGPSDDEGEIAFNDDVGDDVYECEEAIPEEESKKNKRYDPVENYQYELPEDFEDENIASDEGEDAEDDGRHARMLQEITGLPSDAFAGKKKKDFIVSEAYPESEFNPCNDILDGKGQLSIQDLLEPLHGKSGFSKLRKNLRRIENKSVSIIEPLAKADQERLERKAAYEQSKKDITKWDPLVKKNREAPTLYFDEEMDLGFSTIGAIASEFEPRTDFEKKIASLVSHNELVESHKKDGARLLELNENIAQSNCVWGDTLQLSIEDMKDRQDRLAKMRSLLFRHELKAKRIKKIKSKTYHRLLKKDRTKAADLAVQMDPQAVKELTMKQEFKRAEERMTLKHKNSSRWATRILKRGLQVQDDGTRVAFAEQLNKHAELTRKMSSVNKSSSSDESSDDDDDLADGSDLDKTSNLLIKAKEKTRKLLEEDEEFPHSGVLSLPFMVRGLKKRKEAADEEANLALKEYELSLKKLDDKSELGGVDMDVSSGRRVFGVPKKAVSESSKKVKSDYYYANSDGENDDEEREDEVTEHEKDDHSLRLSDIDPNLLRQEFEINHDYVFKSFEANVEDPEPKLTYDVSYFASDLWKKAKKSSANSNQIEVGNDNIVKSSASVRSLEKDPMMEDDDGDSDADSGGEMVDGILSSGGKSAYELPSQSELIQRAFAGDDVEEYFEKDKAEVLNEENPEPEKPVLLPGWGQWTDVQKNKGLPSWMLEEHETAKKKREEALRKRKDAHLNNVIISEKLDKKAEKLHTKSLPYPYTSKEVFEQSIRMPIGPEFNPVSAIGALNRPEVVKKTGVIIKPIEFKDVNTRERDEKHARSGQKQKKGKDKKMLVKKKTPKV